From the genome of Bacteroides sp. MSB163, one region includes:
- a CDS encoding ammonium transporter has protein sequence MDKYSKRSIARLWIAVAVLMALCTTTETFAQTSATTDSISATTTAVIATLEETTVESSAPDTVGELVNGLNTVWMLLAAMLVFFMQPGFALVEAGFTRVKNTANILMKNFVDFMFGSLLYWFIGFGLMFGVGGFVGMPHFFNLSFYDGGGLPTEGFLVFQTVFCATAATIVSGAMAERTKFSMYLVYTIFISVLIYPISGHWTWGGGWLMNGEEGSFMMNLFGTTFHDFAGSTIVHSVGGWIALVGAAILGPRIGKYGKDGKSRAIPGHNLTIAALGVFILWFGWFGFNPGSQLAAASTDDAMAISHVFLTTNLAACAGGFFALVVSWLKYSKPSLSLTLNGILAGLVGITAGCDMVSPLGAVIIGTICGILMIFSVEFIDKVLKIDDPVGASSVHGVCGFTGTILTGFLSTSEGLFYGASWGFLGAQVFGALVVGAWAAGMGFLIFKGLDRIHGLRVSKRVEEEGLDIYEHGESAYGA, from the coding sequence ATGGATAAATATAGTAAACGCAGCATTGCCAGGCTGTGGATAGCTGTTGCTGTCCTTATGGCACTCTGCACAACAACAGAAACTTTTGCACAAACTTCCGCAACAACGGATAGTATATCAGCTACAACAACCGCTGTTATAGCTACATTAGAAGAGACTACTGTAGAATCATCAGCCCCTGACACTGTAGGAGAATTAGTAAACGGACTCAACACTGTATGGATGTTACTCGCCGCTATGCTGGTATTTTTCATGCAACCGGGCTTTGCACTGGTAGAAGCCGGTTTCACCCGGGTCAAGAACACTGCCAACATCCTGATGAAGAACTTCGTAGACTTCATGTTCGGTTCCCTACTCTATTGGTTCATCGGTTTCGGACTGATGTTCGGCGTAGGTGGTTTCGTGGGAATGCCCCACTTCTTCAACCTCTCGTTCTATGATGGAGGAGGATTGCCAACAGAAGGCTTTCTGGTATTCCAAACTGTATTCTGTGCCACAGCAGCTACTATCGTATCAGGAGCCATGGCCGAACGTACCAAATTCTCCATGTATTTGGTTTACACCATCTTCATCAGCGTACTGATCTATCCGATTTCCGGTCACTGGACCTGGGGCGGCGGCTGGTTGATGAACGGCGAAGAAGGTTCGTTCATGATGAATCTGTTCGGCACCACGTTTCACGACTTTGCAGGTTCCACCATTGTTCACTCTGTCGGTGGCTGGATTGCGCTGGTAGGTGCAGCCATCCTTGGTCCACGCATCGGCAAATACGGTAAAGATGGCAAGTCCAGAGCTATTCCGGGACACAACCTCACCATAGCGGCGTTAGGTGTATTCATTTTATGGTTCGGCTGGTTCGGATTTAATCCCGGTTCACAGTTGGCAGCAGCCTCTACGGACGATGCGATGGCTATCTCGCACGTCTTCCTCACCACGAATCTTGCAGCTTGTGCCGGAGGTTTCTTCGCACTGGTGGTCAGTTGGTTGAAATACAGCAAACCATCTTTATCCTTGACTCTGAATGGTATCCTGGCAGGTTTGGTAGGTATCACGGCAGGCTGTGATATGGTTTCTCCGCTGGGTGCCGTCATCATCGGTACAATCTGTGGTATCCTGATGATATTCTCGGTAGAGTTCATCGATAAAGTGCTGAAGATTGACGATCCCGTTGGTGCAAGTTCCGTACACGGTGTCTGCGGTTTCACAGGTACCATTCTCACAGGTTTCTTGTCTACCAGTGAAGGACTCTTTTATGGTGCAAGCTGGGGATTCCTCGGAGCACAAGTATTTGGCGCCCTCGTAGTAGGTGCATGGGCAGCCGGCATGGGATTTCTCATCTTCAAAGGACTCGATAGGATACACGGTCTCCGCGTTTCAAAACGTGTTGAAGAAGAAGGGCTCGACATCTACGAGCATGGTGAATCAGCGTACGGCGCATAA
- a CDS encoding P-II family nitrogen regulator, giving the protein MKKIEAIIRKTKFEDVKDALLEADIEWFSYYDVRGIGKSRQARIYRGVMYDTSTIERILVSIVVRDKNAEKTVQAIIKSAQTGEIGDGRIFIIPIEDAIRIRTAERGDIALYNAEQER; this is encoded by the coding sequence TGAAGCAATTATCCGCAAGACAAAATTCGAGGATGTAAAGGACGCATTGCTCGAAGCGGACATCGAATGGTTCTCCTACTACGACGTCCGGGGAATAGGAAAATCCCGTCAGGCACGTATCTACCGCGGTGTAATGTACGACACCAGTACCATTGAGCGTATCCTGGTCTCTATCGTAGTACGCGACAAGAATGCCGAAAAGACCGTGCAGGCCATCATCAAGTCCGCACAAACCGGAGAAATCGGCGACGGGCGTATCTTCATCATCCCCATAGAAGACGCTATCCGCATCCGCACCGCCGAACGTGGCGACATCGCCCTCTATAATGCTGAACAGGAAAGATAG